The Candidatus Omnitrophota bacterium genome contains the following window.
CCGGAACAGTTCGTCGGTATCATGGAGAAATTGAACAGCCCCGCCTTCGGCGGGGGCATTGCCGCCGTTGAATTGAATCTCTCCTGCCCTAATTTGAAATTTCAGACGCTCGTGGCCCAGGACCCGCAGGCCACGCAAGCCCTGGTCCATAAAATAAAAGCGATCTCCAAATTTCCCATCATCGCGAAATTGTCGCCGAATGTCACCGATATCGCGGTGATCGCGCTGGCCGCCCAGGACGGCGGGGCGGATGCCGTGTCCCTGGTCAACACTTTTAATGCCATGGCCGTGGATGTCAGGACACAGCGCTCGCGCATCGGGAATTTTACCGGCGGTTTGAGCGGTCCGGCCATACGGCCCATGGCCGTTTATATGGTGCACAGCGTGGCCAAGGCCGTTCAGGTCCCTGTCATCGGCATGGGCGGCATCATGACGGCCGACGACGCGTTGGAATTTCTTATCGCCGGGGCGACCATGGTTGCGGTGGGCACGGCGAATTTCGTCAACCCCCGCGCGCCGCTGGAGGTTTTACAAGGCATTGAGGCCTATATGCGCGAACACAAGATCGACGACATCAAAGATATTATTGGATCGTTAAAATATGACAAAAAATAATTCAAAATTGATCGTTGCTTTGGACGTGGATACCTTGGACGAGGCCAAACGTATCATCGAGGACCTCGGGGACATTGTTGATATTTTTAAAGTGGGCAGCCGGCTGTTTGTGGCCCACGGCCCGTCGGTTGTCCATCATCTGCAGGCCAAAGGCAAAAAAGTTTTCCTTGATCTGAAATTTCATGATATTCCCAACACAGTGGCCGGCGCGGTCAGATCGGCGGTGTCTTTAAGCCCGCTGTTCATGCTCACCGTCCACACGCAGGGCGGTTTGGAAATGTTGCAAGCGGCTTCCAAGGCGGCCAAGGAGCAGGCCATTGCTTTAGGTATTCCCAGACCTTTGATCATCGGCGTCACGGTGCTGACCAGTCAGGCCAGGGACGCCGATACCAATGATATAGTTATGCAAAGGGCCTTGCTCGCGAAACAGGCGGGCTTGGACGGAGTAGTGGCATCAGTTGAAGAAGCGGCCCTGGTTCGCGGCCGTCTGGGTAAAGGGTTTATCATTGTAACGCCTGGAATACGCCCGGCGGGTACAGATGCCGGCGACCAGAAACGCGCGGCAACTCCGGCGGCGGCCATGCAAAGCG
Protein-coding sequences here:
- a CDS encoding dihydroorotate dehydrogenase, producing the protein MNLSVKIANVTFKNPVTVASGTFGHAEKYYDLEEAKRLGAIVPKTVTFHPQAGNPPVRIFETPSGMINAIGIENPGIDAFIAEKLPAFRKIGVPLIVSILGHTPEQFVGIMEKLNSPAFGGGIAAVELNLSCPNLKFQTLVAQDPQATQALVHKIKAISKFPIIAKLSPNVTDIAVIALAAQDGGADAVSLVNTFNAMAVDVRTQRSRIGNFTGGLSGPAIRPMAVYMVHSVAKAVQVPVIGMGGIMTADDALEFLIAGATMVAVGTANFVNPRAPLEVLQGIEAYMREHKIDDIKDIIGSLKYDKK
- the pyrF gene encoding orotidine-5'-phosphate decarboxylase; this encodes MTKNNSKLIVALDVDTLDEAKRIIEDLGDIVDIFKVGSRLFVAHGPSVVHHLQAKGKKVFLDLKFHDIPNTVAGAVRSAVSLSPLFMLTVHTQGGLEMLQAASKAAKEQAIALGIPRPLIIGVTVLTSQARDADTNDIVMQRALLAKQAGLDGVVASVEEAALVRGRLGKGFIIVTPGIRPAGTDAGDQKRAATPAAAMQSGSDFIVVGRPIIQAPSPRQAALKILGEI